The genomic segment TAAAGGTTGCCTGCTCGGGACGTCTCGCAGGAGCTGAAATAGCGAGGGCTGAGTGGTACAGGGAAGGAAGAGTCCCTTTGCATACATTCAGGTCGGATATAGATTATGGATTTTCAGAAGCCAGCACGACTTATGGAAGGATCGGCGTGAAGGTATGGATTTATAAAGGTGATATATTGCAGGAGCCGGTGTTACAATCAACCGGTTCGGAAGCTGTAGCTTAGGAGAGAATTTACCATGTTAATGCCTAAAAAAGTTAAATTCAGAAAGATGATGAAGGGTAACATGAACGGTAAGGCATACCGCGGCTCGGACGTGTCTTTTGGAGAGTACGGTATCAAGGCTACAGAACCGGGATGGATATCAAACCGTCAGATAGAGGCCGCGAGAGTTGCAATAACAAGGCACGCAAAAAGAGGCTGCAAGGTATGGATAAGGATTTTCCCGGACAAACCTTTGACCAAGAAACCTGCTGAAACGAGAATGGGAAAAGGAAAAGGCGCTCCGGAATCATGGGTTGCCGTTGTCAGACCCGGAAAAATACTTTATGAAATGTCCGGCGTCACCGAGACCATCGCAAAGGAAGCGATGCGGCTTGCTTCTCACAAACTTTCAATAGCAACAAAATTTGTTAAGAGGGCGGGATAAAATGAGAAAGCCGTCAGAACTAAGGGCGCTAACCACAGACGAACTGAAACAGGAAGAGAAAGACCTCAGGAAGGAGCTTTTCAACCTGAGATTTCAACAGGCGACAGGTGAGATCCAAAATCCCATGCGTATCAGGCATGTGAGAAAAGATATAGCAAAGATTTTGACAATCGTAAGTGAAAAGTCAAAAGTAAAAAGTTAATCTGAACTGGAAGGAAAGATGCCAAAGAAGATTTACACTGGTGAAGTTGTAAGCGACAAGATGCAGAAGACGGTAGTGGTGGCCGTAAAAAGGCTGACCCAGCACCCGCTTTACAAGAAAACGATAAAGAAGGTCGTAAGGTTCAAGGTTCATGATGAAGAAGGTAAATGCAAGACCGGAGATCTTGTGAAGATTATTGAATCAAGGCCGGTAAGCAAAGAAAAAAGATGGAAGGTTGTCGAGATAGTCGGCAAGCACGAGACTAAAAAAGTAGATATCCCGGAATAACATACTGACCGCACGGAGAAAAGAAGAGGATGATTCAACAGGAGACCGTTTTAGAAGTCGCAGATAATTCAGGAGCCAAAAAGGTCCTTTGCATAAGGGTGCTTGGTGGTTTTCACAGGAAATATGCCAGCATCGGCGATAAGATAATTGTTGCCGTCAAAGAAGCGGACCCTAACGGCACAGTAAAGAAAGGCGCTGTTGCAAAGGCCGTGGTGGTTAGAACAAAGAAGCCGGTGCGCAGGCCGGACGGCTCATATATCAGATTCGACCAGAATGCCGCGGTGCTTATCAACGCCGAAGGCGACCCGGTCGGCACCAGAATATTCGGGCCTGTTGCAAGAGAGCTCAGGTGGAGGGAATTTATGAAGATAATCTCTCTGGCGCCTGAGGTACTTTAGAACTAACAGTTATTAATGATAAATGATTGGAGAAGTTAAGTGGGTTTAGGAATAAAAAAGAATGACACAGTGCTGGTAAAGACCGGCGATGAAAAAGGCAAGAAGGGCCGTGTGGTCTCCGTTCAGACGGCCAAAAACAGGGTCCTTGTCGAAGGCATTAATATAATTAAAAAACACATGAAGCCTAACAAGAAATATACACAGGGCGGCATCATAGAAAAAGAAGGACCTATCCAGAAGTCAAACGTTATGCTTGTATGCCCCAAATGCGATAAAGCCACAAGGATCGGCCAGAACATTCTTGAGAACGGTAAAAAGGTAAGGCTGTGCAAAAAGTGCGGGGAGGTCATAGAATAGTTCATGGTTAGATTGAAGGAAAAATATATAAAAGAGATCGCGCCGCTTTTGATGAAGGAATTTGCTTACAAAAGCGTTATGCAGGTGCCGAGACTGCAAAGCATAGTCCTTAATGTCGGCATGGGCGAAGCCACCCAGGACATAAAGCCGCTTGAGGCCGCAGTCAAGGAACTGGCAATAATTTCAGGACAGGCGCCTGTTATAACGAGGGCCAAGAAATCAATTGCAGGCTTTAAGCTCCGCGAAGGGATGCCCGTAGGATGCAGGGTCACATTAAGAGGAGAGCGGATGTATGATTTTCTCGACAAGTTTATAAGCCTTGCATTGCCGCGCATCAGGGACTTTAAAGGGATCTCCGGCAAATCTTTTGACGGCAGGGGCAATTATGCGTTCGGGGTAAGAGAGCAGATAATATTCCCGGAGATCGTTTACGACAAGATCGCAAGCATGCACGGGATGGACATCATAATTGTCACGTCCGCTAAAACGGATAAAGAAGGCAAGGCGCTTCTTAAGTATTTAGGAATGCCTTTTAGAAATTAATAAATACAATGTTCAATTTTTAAATAAGGGATATCGATGGCAAAGAAAAGTCTCAGAATAAAAGCAAGCAGGCCGCAGAAGTTTAAGGTGAGAGAATATCACAGATGCCGCCTGTGCGGAAGGGCGAGAGGATATTTAAGAAAGTTTGCGATGTGCAGGATATGTTTCAGGACGCTTTCACTCAGGGGATTAATTCCTGGCGTCACAAAATCCAGTTGGTAGAGGTCAATTATGTTAACTGATGCAATAGCTGATATGCTTACAAGAATAAGAAATGCCAGTATGGCCAAACTTGAAAAAGTCGATGTGCCTGCTTCAAAGATCAAGATCGAGATAACAAAGATACTCAAGGAAAAGGGCTACATAAAAAATTTCAAGGTGGTGAGGGACAAAAAGCAGGGTGTCATCAGGATTACCATGAAATACCTGGAAGGTTCTGAAAAGGCCATAACAGGTTTGAAGAGAGTCAGTACTCCCGGCAAAAGAGTATATGTGGACAAGCTGAAGATACCAAAGGTAATGGGCGGATTCGGCATATCCATTATTTCAACATCAAAAGGGATATTGACTGATGAAGTTTGCAGGCGTGATGGAGTAGGCGGAGAGATTCTCTGCAATGTTTGGTAAGGAGCTTAAATGTCAAG from the Nitrospirota bacterium genome contains:
- the rplP gene encoding 50S ribosomal protein L16, which gives rise to MLMPKKVKFRKMMKGNMNGKAYRGSDVSFGEYGIKATEPGWISNRQIEAARVAITRHAKRGCKVWIRIFPDKPLTKKPAETRMGKGKGAPESWVAVVRPGKILYEMSGVTETIAKEAMRLASHKLSIATKFVKRAG
- the rpmC gene encoding 50S ribosomal protein L29; the protein is MRKPSELRALTTDELKQEEKDLRKELFNLRFQQATGEIQNPMRIRHVRKDIAKILTIVSEKSKVKS
- the rpsQ gene encoding 30S ribosomal protein S17 encodes the protein MPKKIYTGEVVSDKMQKTVVVAVKRLTQHPLYKKTIKKVVRFKVHDEEGKCKTGDLVKIIESRPVSKEKRWKVVEIVGKHETKKVDIPE
- the rplN gene encoding 50S ribosomal protein L14, which gives rise to MIQQETVLEVADNSGAKKVLCIRVLGGFHRKYASIGDKIIVAVKEADPNGTVKKGAVAKAVVVRTKKPVRRPDGSYIRFDQNAAVLINAEGDPVGTRIFGPVARELRWREFMKIISLAPEVL
- a CDS encoding 50S ribosomal protein L24, with product MGLGIKKNDTVLVKTGDEKGKKGRVVSVQTAKNRVLVEGINIIKKHMKPNKKYTQGGIIEKEGPIQKSNVMLVCPKCDKATRIGQNILENGKKVRLCKKCGEVIE
- the rplE gene encoding 50S ribosomal protein L5 produces the protein MVRLKEKYIKEIAPLLMKEFAYKSVMQVPRLQSIVLNVGMGEATQDIKPLEAAVKELAIISGQAPVITRAKKSIAGFKLREGMPVGCRVTLRGERMYDFLDKFISLALPRIRDFKGISGKSFDGRGNYAFGVREQIIFPEIVYDKIASMHGMDIIIVTSAKTDKEGKALLKYLGMPFRN
- a CDS encoding type Z 30S ribosomal protein S14; amino-acid sequence: MAKKSLRIKASRPQKFKVREYHRCRLCGRARGYLRKFAMCRICFRTLSLRGLIPGVTKSSW
- the rpsH gene encoding 30S ribosomal protein S8; translation: MMLTDAIADMLTRIRNASMAKLEKVDVPASKIKIEITKILKEKGYIKNFKVVRDKKQGVIRITMKYLEGSEKAITGLKRVSTPGKRVYVDKLKIPKVMGGFGISIISTSKGILTDEVCRRDGVGGEILCNVW